A stretch of the Thermus thermophilus genome encodes the following:
- a CDS encoding OsmC family protein: protein MPVRKAKAVWEGGLRQGKGVMELQSQAFQGPYSYPSRFEEGEGTNPEELIAAAHAGCFSMALAASLEREGFPPKRVSTEARVHLEMVDGKPTLTRIELLTEAEVPGIPPEKFLEIAEAAKEGCPVSRALAGVKEILLTARLV from the coding sequence ATGCCGGTTCGGAAAGCAAAGGCGGTATGGGAGGGCGGCCTTAGGCAGGGGAAGGGGGTTATGGAGCTGCAAAGCCAGGCCTTCCAGGGGCCTTACTCCTACCCCTCCCGGTTTGAAGAAGGGGAGGGGACGAACCCCGAGGAGCTCATCGCCGCGGCCCACGCGGGGTGCTTCTCCATGGCCCTGGCGGCCAGCCTGGAGCGGGAGGGCTTTCCCCCGAAGCGGGTTTCCACCGAGGCCAGGGTCCACCTGGAGATGGTGGACGGGAAGCCCACCCTCACCCGGATTGAGCTTCTGACCGAGGCGGAGGTGCCGGGGATCCCCCCGGAGAAGTTCCTGGAGATCGCCGAGGCCGCCAAGGAAGGCTGCCCCGTGTCCCGGGCCCTGGCGGGGGTAAAGGAGATCCTCCTTACGGCCCGCCTGGTCTAG
- a CDS encoding iron ABC transporter substrate-binding protein encodes MVKRYLLTLAAFAALGALAQSPTLTIYSGRGQSLVEPLVKRFEAETGIRVQVRYSTDAQILAALQEEGNRSPADVLWLNTSGALGQAAAKGLLRPLGESLLGKPLAFVPGSKAWVPVTMRLRVLAYNPNKVKAEELPQSLLDLPRFAQEKGLRVGWTPTYSSFQDMVAGILALHGEAKAREWLLAMKALAPKAYPSNPAMLDAIRAGEIDLGSTNHYYVVRFRRAGYNLGLHHFKEGDVGNLALVTGAGILKTSKNLAAATRFLTYLLSPQAQQYFMGNIGEYPLVKGVVLDPNLIPLEEAIAKSPKLDFEKLPLDQALRLLRETGVL; translated from the coding sequence ATGGTGAAGCGTTACCTTTTGACCCTCGCGGCTTTCGCGGCCCTAGGCGCCCTTGCCCAAAGCCCCACGCTCACCATCTACTCGGGGCGGGGGCAGAGCCTGGTGGAACCCTTGGTCAAGCGGTTTGAGGCGGAGACTGGGATCCGGGTACAGGTGCGCTACAGCACCGACGCCCAGATCCTCGCCGCCCTCCAGGAGGAGGGAAACCGCTCCCCGGCGGACGTGCTTTGGCTCAACACCTCCGGGGCCCTGGGCCAGGCGGCGGCCAAGGGGCTCCTTCGGCCTTTGGGGGAAAGCCTCTTGGGAAAGCCCCTGGCCTTCGTCCCCGGCTCCAAGGCCTGGGTACCGGTCACGATGCGGCTTCGGGTGCTGGCCTACAACCCCAATAAGGTCAAGGCCGAGGAACTTCCCCAAAGCCTGCTGGACCTTCCCCGCTTCGCCCAGGAGAAGGGGCTCCGGGTGGGCTGGACCCCCACTTACTCCAGCTTCCAGGACATGGTGGCCGGGATCCTCGCCCTCCACGGTGAGGCCAAGGCCCGGGAGTGGCTCCTCGCCATGAAGGCCCTCGCCCCCAAGGCCTACCCCTCCAACCCGGCCATGCTGGACGCCATCCGGGCCGGGGAGATAGACCTCGGCTCCACCAACCACTACTACGTGGTGCGCTTCCGCCGGGCGGGGTACAACCTGGGCCTGCACCACTTCAAGGAGGGGGACGTGGGCAACCTGGCCCTGGTGACGGGGGCAGGCATCCTGAAGACGAGCAAGAACCTCGCCGCGGCCACCCGCTTCCTCACCTACCTCCTCTCCCCTCAGGCCCAGCAGTACTTCATGGGCAACATTGGGGAGTACCCCCTGGTGAAGGGGGTGGTGCTGGACCCCAACCTCATCCCCCTGGAGGAGGCCATAGCGAAAAGCCCCAAGCTGGACTTTGAGAAGCTTCCCCTGGACCAGGCCTTGAGGCTTTTGAGGGAGACCGGAGTCCTCTAG
- a CDS encoding zinc ribbon domain-containing protein, translated as MGGVNGAEALKALYALQEKDLEIDRLRTEAESLPEELVALQGQVEALEERLTNLLERRAELEREYNRHSLDIEDLSAKEKQAEEEQKRAQSAREQTQYENRIQQIKDRIRELLELSTPIMEAMENLEAEIAQVEEELAALKPRLQELLEANRARVAELEAAIAAKVEERTAMAAAIPAQILKEYEAIRRARRGTGVARMAVQGQVYRCEGCNVVLPTHVAQKVVQGQLTRCPSCGRLLWKGE; from the coding sequence ATGGGAGGCGTGAACGGGGCGGAGGCACTGAAGGCGCTCTACGCGCTCCAGGAAAAGGACCTGGAAATAGACCGGCTCCGGACCGAGGCGGAGAGCCTGCCCGAGGAGCTCGTGGCCCTCCAGGGCCAGGTGGAAGCCCTGGAGGAAAGGCTCACGAACCTCCTGGAGCGGCGGGCAGAGCTGGAGCGGGAGTACAACCGCCACAGCCTGGACATTGAGGACCTGAGCGCCAAGGAGAAGCAGGCGGAGGAGGAGCAAAAGCGGGCCCAAAGCGCCAGGGAGCAGACCCAGTACGAGAACCGCATCCAGCAGATCAAGGACCGGATCCGGGAACTCCTAGAACTCTCCACCCCCATCATGGAGGCCATGGAGAACCTGGAGGCGGAGATCGCCCAGGTGGAGGAGGAGCTCGCCGCGCTCAAGCCCAGGCTCCAGGAGCTCCTCGAGGCCAACCGGGCCCGGGTGGCGGAACTGGAGGCCGCCATCGCCGCCAAGGTGGAGGAGCGAACCGCCATGGCGGCGGCGATCCCCGCCCAGATCCTCAAGGAGTACGAGGCCATCCGCAGGGCCCGTCGGGGCACCGGGGTGGCCCGGATGGCGGTCCAGGGCCAGGTCTACCGCTGCGAGGGATGCAACGTGGTCCTACCCACCCACGTGGCCCAGAAGGTGGTTCAGGGGCAGCTCACCCGCTGCCCCTCCTGCGGCCGCCTCCTCTGGAAGGGGGAGTAG
- a CDS encoding MBL fold metallo-hydrolase: MRVFPVTLGPLQENAYLVETGEGPVLIDPGDEPEKLLTLFQNTGLTPRAILLTHAHFDHVGAVAPLVEALDLPVYLHPLDLPLYERADLAAQAWGFAIPKPPLPVRPLEEGMALFGFQVLHLPGHSPGHVAFYDPEGAQVFSGDLLFRGSVGRYDLPGADPKALFASLKRLLSLPPETRVHPGHGPGTTLGLEARTNPFLTGLEWEA, translated from the coding sequence ATGAGGGTCTTTCCCGTCACCCTAGGCCCCCTGCAGGAAAACGCCTACCTGGTGGAGACGGGGGAAGGCCCGGTCCTCATTGACCCCGGGGACGAGCCGGAAAAGCTCTTGACCCTCTTCCAAAACACGGGCCTCACCCCCCGGGCCATCCTCCTCACCCACGCCCACTTTGACCACGTGGGGGCCGTGGCCCCCCTGGTGGAGGCCCTGGACCTCCCCGTTTACCTCCACCCCCTGGACCTCCCCCTGTACGAAAGGGCGGACCTCGCCGCCCAGGCCTGGGGCTTCGCCATCCCCAAGCCCCCCCTCCCCGTGCGCCCCCTGGAGGAGGGCATGGCCCTTTTCGGCTTCCAAGTCCTCCACCTTCCCGGTCACAGCCCCGGCCACGTGGCCTTCTACGACCCCGAAGGAGCCCAGGTCTTCTCCGGGGACCTCCTCTTCCGGGGAAGCGTCGGCCGCTACGACCTCCCCGGGGCCGACCCCAAGGCGCTTTTCGCCTCCCTAAAGAGGCTCCTTTCCCTTCCCCCGGAAACCCGGGTCCACCCGGGGCACGGGCCCGGGACCACCCTGGGCCTCGAGGCCCGGACGAACCCCTTTCTCACGGGGTTAGAATGGGAGGCGTGA
- a CDS encoding metalloenzyme, giving the protein MLFLFVDGLGVGGALADLFPFLLTLAPTPLDATLGVEGLPQSGTGQTALLTGENAARLLGHHQGPFPSPRLRPLLAQSLYAWAKGKGLKVLHANGYRPDYLRRATEGKRLLLSAFAQAARLAGLPLLPLGHPLALPPGFWEDPYGTGAKAAALARAFDLVVLEYWALDLAAHRHPESLRERFRELTLFLQGFLAEGGVLLLASDHGNAEEPWHPRHTLNPVPLVYTGEAPPPPEDLTGVFPWLRTIITSKTNKSDRNT; this is encoded by the coding sequence GTGCTCTTCCTCTTCGTGGACGGCCTGGGCGTGGGAGGGGCCTTGGCGGACCTCTTCCCCTTCCTCCTCACCCTCGCCCCCACCCCCTTGGACGCCACCTTGGGGGTGGAGGGCCTGCCCCAGTCGGGCACGGGGCAGACCGCCCTCCTCACCGGGGAAAACGCCGCCAGGCTCCTCGGCCACCACCAGGGCCCCTTCCCAAGCCCGAGGCTTCGGCCCCTCCTGGCGCAAAGCCTCTACGCCTGGGCCAAGGGGAAGGGCCTCAAGGTCCTCCACGCCAACGGCTACCGCCCGGACTACCTCAGGCGGGCCACGGAGGGGAAAAGGCTCCTCCTTTCCGCCTTCGCCCAGGCGGCCCGCCTCGCGGGCCTTCCCCTCCTCCCCTTGGGCCACCCCCTGGCCCTTCCCCCCGGCTTCTGGGAGGACCCCTACGGGACGGGGGCCAAGGCGGCGGCCTTAGCCCGGGCCTTTGACCTCGTGGTCTTGGAGTACTGGGCCCTGGACCTCGCCGCCCACCGCCACCCCGAAAGCCTTCGCGAGCGCTTCCGGGAGCTCACCCTTTTCCTCCAGGGCTTCCTCGCCGAAGGCGGCGTCCTCCTCCTGGCCTCGGACCACGGCAACGCCGAGGAGCCCTGGCACCCCCGCCACACCCTAAACCCCGTCCCCCTGGTCTACACCGGGGAGGCCCCTCCCCCACCGGAAGACCTCACGGGCGTCTTCCCCTGGTTGCGAACGATTATCACTTCTAAAACCAATAAATCCGACCGGAATACTTGA
- a CDS encoding ABC transporter permease, producing MTLFQRATLPSLLPFLLPALLTGGGVLLPVAYLGVRALEADPLVLREILLRPKNLELLRNTLGLAAGVLGLATLVALPAAYLTTRTDLRGKRLWATLLTLPLAVPGYVGAYVLLSATGPGGLLPLPRPEGYWGALLVLGLTTYPYLFLALRAAFLGVDPSVEEAARTLGHPPWRAFLRVTLPQLLPAFLSGYLVIALHVLGDFGTVSLLRYETFSYAIYLQYNAAFDRVYAAWLALFLLLLTGSLLLLEAALLRRLNLGRTGRGAARTSPPARLGPFAPLAHLFLLLPFLLAVAFPLYALLHLARRFPASATSGLAEALGHALLVALPVAFLSVGMALPIAYLASRYPSAASRTLERLAYLAYAIPPLAYALAWIFFILRALPFLYGTLALLVLALALHFLTESLGPVRSALAQVPPRLEEAARTLGDTPTRAFFRVTFPLLWRGAAAGGSLAFIGAMKELPITLLLAPTGFSTLATRVFGYTQEAMFAEAAPFALLIVGLSAAFVGVLLWNERRF from the coding sequence ATGACCCTCTTTCAGCGCGCCACCCTTCCCAGCCTACTTCCCTTCCTCCTTCCCGCCCTCCTCACCGGGGGCGGGGTCCTCCTCCCCGTGGCCTACCTGGGGGTGCGGGCCCTCGAGGCCGACCCTTTGGTCCTGCGGGAGATCCTCCTCAGACCCAAGAACCTGGAGCTCCTCCGCAACACCCTGGGCCTCGCGGCCGGGGTTTTGGGCCTCGCCACCCTCGTGGCCCTTCCCGCCGCCTACCTCACCACCCGCACGGACCTCAGGGGCAAGCGCCTCTGGGCCACCCTCCTCACCCTCCCCCTCGCCGTCCCGGGGTACGTGGGGGCCTACGTTCTCCTCTCGGCCACGGGGCCGGGGGGGCTCCTCCCCCTGCCCCGGCCCGAGGGGTACTGGGGGGCCCTCCTCGTCCTGGGCCTCACCACCTACCCCTACCTCTTCCTCGCCCTCCGGGCCGCCTTCCTGGGGGTGGACCCCTCGGTGGAGGAGGCGGCCCGCACCCTGGGCCACCCCCCGTGGCGGGCCTTCCTCCGGGTGACCCTGCCCCAGCTCCTCCCCGCCTTCCTCTCGGGCTACCTGGTGATCGCCCTCCACGTCCTCGGCGACTTCGGCACCGTGAGCCTCCTCCGCTACGAGACCTTCTCCTACGCCATCTACCTCCAGTACAACGCTGCCTTTGACCGGGTCTACGCCGCCTGGCTCGCCCTCTTCCTTCTCCTGCTCACGGGAAGCCTCCTCCTCCTGGAGGCCGCCCTCCTCCGCCGCCTGAACCTGGGCCGGACCGGCCGGGGCGCGGCCCGGACCTCGCCCCCCGCCCGCCTCGGGCCTTTCGCCCCCCTGGCCCACCTCTTCCTCCTCCTCCCCTTCCTCCTCGCGGTGGCCTTCCCCCTCTACGCCCTCCTCCACCTGGCCCGCCGCTTCCCCGCCTCCGCCACGAGCGGCCTCGCGGAGGCCTTGGGCCACGCCCTCCTCGTGGCGCTCCCCGTGGCCTTCCTGAGCGTGGGCATGGCCCTCCCCATCGCCTACCTGGCCTCCCGCTATCCCTCCGCCGCCTCCCGCACCCTGGAAAGGCTCGCCTACCTGGCCTACGCCATCCCGCCCCTGGCCTACGCCCTCGCCTGGATCTTCTTCATCTTGAGAGCCCTCCCCTTCCTCTACGGCACCCTGGCCCTCCTGGTCCTCGCCCTCGCCCTCCACTTCCTCACGGAGAGCCTAGGCCCCGTGCGGAGCGCCCTGGCCCAGGTCCCCCCCAGGCTGGAGGAGGCGGCCCGCACCCTGGGGGACACCCCCACCCGGGCCTTCTTCCGGGTCACCTTTCCCCTGCTTTGGCGGGGGGCCGCGGCCGGGGGCAGCCTGGCCTTCATCGGGGCCATGAAGGAGCTTCCCATCACCCTCCTCTTGGCCCCCACGGGGTTCAGCACCTTGGCCACCCGGGTTTTCGGCTACACTCAGGAAGCCATGTTCGCGGAGGCCGCCCCCTTCGCCCTCCTCATCGTGGGGCTTTCCGCAGCCTTCGTGGGGGTGTTGCTGTGGAACGAGCGCCGCTTCTAG